From Luteimonas viscosa, a single genomic window includes:
- a CDS encoding helix-turn-helix transcriptional regulator yields ASLPAETQLLLLVAAADPTGDVALLWRAAAHLGIARETVAPAESAGLVEIDTRVRFRHPLVRSAVYAAATPPDQRRAHRVLAAVTDAVIDPDRHAWHRAQAVPGTDEEAAAELAHTATRARARGGLAAAAAFMEQAAMMTPEPGRRATRALEAAYAKHDAGAPEAATALLAAAEAGPLDALQRARLQLLRAQIAFHLTRGRETPGMLLDAARTLAPLDGALSRETYLQALEASFHAGRLAPGHGLLEAAEAARNAPPPPRPPRPTDLLLDGLVTRFTQGYEASVPQLQRVLASLRDDDDGTDDSNRRSLWLACHVGAMLWDDETIYVLADRAVRLAREAGALTTLPAALNALASVLVLTGELTSAAELLAEEGAITRATGAPPLPNARLVLAAWRGRQPETSELYATMVEDATRRGEGATVGLAQVSLAYLHNGLGNYEAALAAATPPCEHDELAHSSVALPELVEAAVRAGQPERAAAAADQLASRASASGTQWALGMAARSRALTTTGPGAEDHYREAIKRLGSCRMATHLARAHLVYGEWLRRREGRRQDAREQLRTAHELLTDMGAAAFAERAAGELRAAGENPRKRNAQPTDTLTAQELHIARLVATGATNREVGTQLFLSPRTIEAHLRSIFHKLGITSRRQIRDLQLP; encoded by the coding sequence GGCCAGCCTGCCTGCCGAGACGCAGTTGCTGCTCCTGGTCGCCGCGGCCGACCCGACCGGTGACGTGGCGTTGCTCTGGCGGGCCGCCGCGCACCTGGGAATTGCTCGCGAGACCGTGGCGCCCGCGGAGTCGGCCGGCCTGGTGGAGATCGACACCCGGGTGCGGTTCCGTCATCCGCTCGTGCGCTCAGCGGTCTACGCGGCCGCGACCCCGCCCGACCAGCGCCGCGCACATAGGGTGTTGGCTGCTGTTACCGACGCCGTGATCGATCCCGATCGGCATGCCTGGCATCGGGCCCAGGCAGTACCGGGCACCGACGAGGAAGCCGCTGCGGAACTGGCGCACACGGCCACACGCGCCCGTGCCCGCGGTGGGCTGGCAGCCGCGGCCGCGTTCATGGAACAAGCGGCCATGATGACGCCTGAACCAGGCCGCCGTGCGACCCGCGCGCTCGAAGCCGCGTACGCCAAGCACGACGCAGGCGCGCCCGAGGCCGCCACGGCGCTGCTGGCGGCCGCTGAGGCAGGGCCGCTGGATGCGCTGCAACGCGCCCGCCTCCAGTTGCTGCGCGCCCAGATCGCGTTCCACCTGACGCGCGGCCGCGAGACGCCGGGAATGCTGCTCGATGCCGCCAGGACGCTCGCTCCGCTGGACGGCGCGCTCTCGCGCGAAACCTACCTGCAGGCACTGGAGGCGTCCTTCCACGCCGGTCGCCTGGCACCCGGCCACGGGTTGCTGGAGGCGGCCGAGGCTGCCCGGAATGCGCCTCCACCGCCCAGGCCGCCGCGGCCGACCGATCTCCTGCTGGATGGATTGGTCACGAGATTCACGCAAGGGTACGAAGCGAGCGTGCCCCAACTGCAACGCGTCCTCGCTTCGCTGCGCGATGACGATGACGGTACCGATGACAGTAACCGACGCTCGCTGTGGCTCGCCTGCCATGTCGGAGCGATGCTGTGGGACGACGAGACGATCTACGTGCTGGCCGACCGCGCGGTCCGACTCGCACGCGAAGCTGGCGCGCTGACCACGCTCCCCGCTGCGCTCAATGCCCTGGCCTCGGTGCTCGTGCTCACCGGCGAGCTCACCAGCGCCGCTGAGCTGCTGGCGGAGGAGGGCGCGATCACACGGGCGACAGGTGCTCCGCCGCTCCCGAACGCCAGACTCGTACTGGCTGCCTGGCGCGGCCGGCAGCCGGAAACGTCGGAGCTCTACGCGACCATGGTCGAGGACGCGACGAGGCGAGGTGAGGGCGCCACGGTCGGTCTTGCCCAGGTCTCGCTGGCATACCTGCACAACGGCCTGGGCAACTACGAAGCCGCGTTGGCCGCCGCGACGCCGCCGTGTGAGCATGACGAACTGGCGCACAGCAGCGTTGCGCTGCCCGAGCTGGTCGAAGCGGCCGTTCGTGCAGGCCAGCCGGAGCGCGCCGCTGCCGCTGCGGACCAGCTGGCCTCGCGAGCCAGCGCCAGCGGCACCCAGTGGGCTCTTGGTATGGCGGCACGCTCACGGGCGTTGACCACCACCGGGCCGGGCGCAGAAGACCACTATCGCGAGGCGATCAAGCGTCTCGGAAGCTGCCGGATGGCCACCCATCTTGCCCGCGCCCACCTCGTCTACGGCGAGTGGCTGCGTCGCCGGGAGGGTCGTCGCCAGGATGCCCGTGAGCAGCTCCGGACCGCCCACGAGCTGCTCACTGATATGGGTGCGGCAGCGTTCGCCGAACGTGCCGCAGGCGAGCTGCGGGCCGCTGGCGAGAACCCGCGCAAACGTAACGCCCAGCCGACCGACACGCTCACCGCCCAGGAGCTGCATATCGCACGGTTGGTCGCCACGGGGGCGACGAACCGGGAAGTGGGCACCCAGCTGTTCCTGAGCCCCCGCACGATCGAAGCCCACCTGCGCAGCATCTTCCACAAGCTCGGTATCACCTCGCGCCGGCAGATCAGGGACCTCCAGCTTCCCTGA
- a CDS encoding SDR family oxidoreductase, which produces MSNGIEHKVILITGGGTGLGAETARLLASRGAKVAVAGRRRAKLEEVVADIEAKGGTARAYALDVTEKTRVEAVIATVVADFGRLDVLVNNAGLMPIRPMAEVDTDEWDAMIDVNLKGTLYGIAAALPLFLAQESGHVINLGSVAGLKVFAPGGTVYSGTKFAVRAISEGLRQEVGEHVRVTTIEPGAVDSDLKFSTSGTATETVLDFYKSAIPASSVARAIAFAIEQPDEVDVNEIVLRPTRQEF; this is translated from the coding sequence ATGAGCAACGGCATCGAGCACAAGGTCATCCTCATCACCGGCGGGGGCACGGGCCTCGGCGCCGAGACGGCCCGCTTGCTGGCATCGCGTGGCGCGAAGGTCGCCGTGGCTGGGCGACGCAGGGCCAAACTTGAGGAAGTGGTCGCCGACATCGAGGCAAAGGGCGGCACCGCTCGCGCCTACGCACTCGATGTGACCGAGAAAACACGAGTGGAGGCGGTCATTGCCACCGTGGTTGCGGACTTCGGCAGGCTCGACGTGCTGGTCAACAACGCCGGCCTGATGCCGATCCGCCCCATGGCCGAAGTGGACACCGACGAGTGGGACGCGATGATCGACGTGAACCTCAAGGGGACGCTGTACGGCATCGCTGCCGCGCTCCCGCTCTTTCTCGCGCAGGAGAGCGGACACGTAATCAACCTCGGTTCAGTGGCCGGGCTAAAGGTGTTCGCGCCGGGCGGCACCGTGTACTCGGGCACCAAGTTCGCGGTCCGGGCGATCTCGGAAGGCCTGCGCCAGGAAGTCGGCGAGCACGTGCGCGTCACGACGATCGAACCGGGCGCAGTCGATAGTGACCTCAAGTTCAGCACGTCCGGCACCGCCACCGAGACGGTGCTGGACTTCTACAAGAGTGCCATCCCGGCCAGTTCCGTGGCGCGCGCCATTGCCTTCGCGATCGAACAGCCGGATGAGGTGGACGTCAACGAGATCGTCCTGCGTCCAACCAGGCAAGAGTTCTGA
- a CDS encoding NAD(P)H-binding protein, whose protein sequence is MKVFIVGIAGETGFRLARMLKDRGDEVDGLYRRSDQARRLAGIGVAATHGDLLHIQARQLAEAMRGSDAIVFSAGAGGESDEMTTAIDRDGVVKSIDAAGLAGVKRFLLVSVFPEAWRERHMDAGFEHYMAVKKQADIALSESNLDWVILRPSALKNDPGVGTVSLAVAQIHTEVRRDDVAATLAELVHAPAVSRKILELTEGDTPIAEAVGALACT, encoded by the coding sequence ATGAAAGTCTTTATCGTTGGAATCGCCGGGGAAACCGGGTTTCGCCTGGCACGGATGCTCAAGGACCGCGGCGACGAGGTCGACGGCCTGTACCGGCGGTCGGACCAGGCCCGCAGGCTTGCAGGCATTGGAGTTGCGGCAACCCATGGGGACCTGCTGCACATCCAGGCCAGGCAACTGGCGGAGGCCATGCGCGGCAGCGACGCTATCGTCTTCAGCGCCGGCGCCGGCGGTGAGAGTGACGAGATGACCACGGCAATCGACCGTGACGGCGTGGTCAAGTCGATAGACGCGGCCGGGTTGGCCGGCGTCAAGCGCTTCCTGTTGGTCTCGGTATTCCCGGAGGCCTGGCGGGAGAGGCACATGGACGCCGGCTTCGAGCATTACATGGCAGTCAAGAAGCAGGCCGACATCGCATTGTCCGAAAGCAACCTGGACTGGGTGATCCTTCGCCCCTCTGCCCTGAAGAACGACCCGGGCGTCGGCACGGTCAGCCTGGCTGTTGCACAGATCCACACAGAGGTGCGCCGCGACGATGTTGCGGCGACCCTGGCAGAGCTCGTCCATGCGCCCGCGGTGAGTCGGAAGATCCTCGAGCTTACCGAGGGCGACACGCCGATAGCCGAGGCCGTGGGCGCGCTTGCCTGCACCTGA
- a CDS encoding LLM class oxidoreductase — MKAIDLTKFGAPGNFELQDEAVPEAGIGELLVRMMATAVNSPDDRIRRGDHPEDVPLPAEAVLAPNPDQAGPVPSEHHGFSRVFRSGYLSIGFMMPLARLEHGVPDMTGQLELATRVDRLGFAALWARDVPLFDPGFGDAGQIYDPWVWLGQLAAVTREITLSTAGIVLPLRHPLHTAKAAATLDAVSDGRFMLGGASGDRPSEFPAFNRRHGDRSTDYREAVTVIRRALVEAYPEMSGPFGNMSGLDLLPKPRHGGVPILAIGSAQQSLQWIAGNLDGWMTYPRDQADQKRRIDLWKLALAEKAQGAFKPFGQPLFIDLSTHPDAPPTPIFLGFRLGRNALVDHLDQLQRLGVNHVALQLLHNQRPADETVEELAEYVLPHFSTSR, encoded by the coding sequence TTGAAAGCGATCGACCTTACGAAGTTTGGTGCCCCCGGCAACTTCGAACTGCAGGATGAGGCCGTTCCCGAAGCAGGTATCGGCGAGCTGCTTGTGCGCATGATGGCGACTGCCGTCAACTCCCCCGACGACCGGATTCGCCGCGGTGATCATCCGGAGGATGTGCCCCTTCCGGCCGAGGCCGTTCTGGCCCCCAACCCTGACCAGGCGGGGCCGGTCCCGTCGGAACATCACGGCTTCTCAAGGGTCTTCAGGTCCGGATACCTAAGCATCGGTTTCATGATGCCGCTCGCCCGGCTGGAACATGGCGTGCCAGACATGACCGGCCAGCTGGAACTGGCCACGCGAGTAGATCGACTTGGATTCGCGGCGCTGTGGGCAAGGGACGTGCCACTGTTTGATCCCGGCTTCGGGGACGCCGGCCAGATCTACGATCCCTGGGTCTGGCTGGGCCAGCTGGCGGCGGTGACCCGGGAAATCACCCTTTCCACCGCGGGCATCGTACTGCCGCTGCGGCACCCGCTGCACACGGCCAAGGCGGCCGCCACGCTGGATGCGGTCTCCGACGGCCGCTTCATGCTGGGAGGCGCATCCGGCGACCGGCCCAGCGAATTCCCAGCCTTCAACCGGCGGCATGGGGACCGCAGCACCGACTACCGGGAAGCGGTAACGGTGATCCGGCGCGCCCTGGTTGAGGCCTATCCGGAAATGTCAGGTCCCTTCGGCAACATGAGCGGACTCGACCTGCTGCCCAAGCCCCGCCATGGTGGCGTGCCAATCCTGGCGATCGGCAGTGCCCAGCAATCCCTGCAATGGATCGCCGGGAATCTGGACGGCTGGATGACCTACCCGCGCGATCAGGCGGACCAGAAGCGACGCATCGACCTGTGGAAGCTGGCCTTGGCCGAGAAAGCGCAGGGCGCGTTCAAGCCATTCGGGCAACCGCTGTTCATCGATCTCAGCACCCATCCGGATGCGCCACCGACACCGATATTCCTGGGCTTCCGCCTGGGCCGCAACGCCCTGGTCGACCACCTCGACCAACTGCAGCGCTTGGGCGTGAACCACGTGGCGCTGCAGCTCCTGCACAACCAACGCCCGGCCGACGAGACCGTCGAGGAACTGGCCGAGTACGTGCTGCCGCACTTCTCCACCTCCCGTTGA
- a CDS encoding type 1 glutamine amidotransferase domain-containing protein — protein sequence MKVLMVLTSHDTLGNTGRKTGFWLEEFAAPYYRFKDAGAEIVLASPKGGQPPLDPKSNEPAFQTDDTRRFDADADAQAQLAATVRLDSVSHADFDTVFYPGGHGPMWDLAEDNDSAALIESFLGAGKPIALVCHAPGVLRHVRTPEGRPLVQGKKVTGFANSEEAAVGLTEVVPFLVEDELQALGGSFSKGDDWAPHVVRDGLLTTGQNPASSAPAAAALLEQLAARAKR from the coding sequence ATGAAAGTACTGATGGTCCTGACCTCGCACGACACCCTGGGCAACACCGGGCGCAAGACCGGCTTCTGGCTGGAAGAATTCGCCGCACCCTACTACAGGTTCAAGGACGCCGGCGCGGAGATCGTGCTGGCTTCGCCCAAGGGCGGGCAGCCGCCACTCGATCCCAAGAGCAACGAGCCGGCCTTCCAGACCGACGACACCCGCCGCTTCGATGCCGATGCGGACGCACAGGCGCAGCTGGCCGCCACCGTGCGGCTGGACAGCGTTTCCCACGCCGACTTCGATACGGTGTTCTATCCGGGCGGGCATGGCCCGATGTGGGATCTAGCCGAAGACAACGATTCGGCAGCGCTGATCGAATCGTTCCTCGGCGCCGGAAAGCCGATCGCGCTGGTGTGCCATGCACCTGGCGTCCTGCGCCACGTCAGGACCCCGGAAGGTCGTCCGCTGGTCCAAGGCAAGAAGGTCACCGGCTTCGCCAACAGCGAAGAAGCGGCCGTCGGGCTGACCGAGGTGGTGCCCTTCCTGGTCGAAGACGAGCTGCAGGCATTGGGCGGGAGCTTTTCGAAGGGCGACGACTGGGCGCCCCATGTGGTCAGGGACGGACTGCTGACCACCGGCCAGAACCCCGCGTCATCGGCCCCCGCCGCAGCGGCCCTGCTGGAGCAGCTTGCTGCACGGGCAAAGCGATGA